From the genome of Desulfobotulus mexicanus, one region includes:
- a CDS encoding HD domain-containing phosphohydrolase, which yields MHENEQRNRLLQLGCDLGAIQDLDILMERILTEARTFVHGDAGSIYIREKDTLRFAYTQNDTLQRKLAKDEKLLYTSFTLPIDDRSIAGYVALHNQALCIDDVYQIPETAPYRFSRSFDIRAHYRSRSMYTLPLRDINQKVLGVLQILNPMGPENMVRPFKNKDTRILKHFASIASMALERASLTRSILLRMIQMAEMRDPKETGAHVNRVASYSVLLYEAWAKRRGMDKTVIERQRDRLRMAAMLHDVGKVAIPDGILKKPGRLTEEEFETMKTHTFHGARLFLDVHSDFDNDAAEVALTHHERWDGKGYPGHTDITTGLPLPEKTDGSGKALGLKGEEIPIFGRIVSLADVYDALSHQRVYKKAWKEERVLEVIREGKGTQFDPELVEIFFDILDGFQQISQRFP from the coding sequence ATGCATGAAAATGAACAACGGAACAGACTGCTTCAACTGGGTTGCGATCTGGGAGCCATTCAGGATCTGGACATTCTCATGGAACGCATCCTCACCGAAGCCAGAACCTTTGTCCATGGCGATGCCGGCTCCATCTATATCCGGGAAAAAGACACTCTCCGCTTTGCCTACACCCAGAATGACACCCTGCAGCGCAAGCTGGCAAAAGATGAAAAGCTATTATATACAAGCTTCACCCTCCCCATAGATGACAGAAGCATTGCAGGCTATGTTGCTTTACACAATCAGGCCCTGTGCATTGATGATGTATATCAGATCCCCGAAACAGCCCCCTACCGCTTTTCCCGTTCCTTTGATATCCGGGCACATTACAGGAGCCGCTCCATGTATACCCTCCCCCTTCGGGATATCAACCAGAAGGTTCTTGGTGTTCTTCAGATTCTCAACCCCATGGGGCCGGAAAACATGGTCCGCCCCTTCAAAAATAAAGATACCCGCATACTGAAACATTTTGCATCCATCGCTTCCATGGCTCTGGAGCGGGCCAGCCTAACACGCTCCATCCTCCTGCGCATGATTCAGATGGCAGAAATGAGGGATCCAAAGGAAACCGGAGCCCATGTCAATCGGGTTGCCAGCTATTCCGTACTGCTATATGAAGCCTGGGCAAAACGCAGAGGGATGGATAAAACTGTCATTGAACGACAAAGAGATCGTCTCCGTATGGCTGCCATGCTCCATGACGTGGGTAAAGTTGCCATACCTGACGGCATCCTGAAAAAACCCGGACGACTGACAGAAGAAGAATTCGAAACCATGAAAACCCATACTTTCCATGGAGCCAGACTTTTTCTTGATGTTCATTCAGACTTTGACAATGACGCAGCAGAGGTGGCTCTAACCCACCATGAGAGATGGGATGGCAAAGGATATCCCGGCCATACAGACATTACAACGGGGCTTCCCCTGCCTGAAAAAACCGACGGAAGCGGAAAAGCTCTGGGGCTCAAGGGAGAAGAAATCCCCATTTTCGGCAGAATTGTTTCACTGGCAGATGTCTATGATGCCCTGTCCCATCAGCGGGTATACAAAAAAGCCTGGAAAGAAGAGCGTGTACTGGAAGTGATAAGGGAAGGTAAAGGGACCCAGTTCGACCCTGAGCTTGTGGAAATTTTTTTTGATATACTCGATGGTTTCCAGCAGATCTCCCAACGTTTTCCTTAA
- a CDS encoding HU family DNA-binding protein — protein MNKGDLVAEVAKVVSSKKDAQAAVDCIFATITKAMSDNEPVTLVGFGTFKAMERQARKGRNPQTGEEIEISARKIPKFIPGKALKDAMK, from the coding sequence ATGAACAAGGGTGATCTGGTCGCAGAAGTTGCAAAGGTTGTCAGTTCCAAAAAAGATGCTCAGGCTGCAGTAGACTGTATATTTGCAACCATTACAAAGGCCATGTCCGACAACGAGCCAGTAACCCTCGTTGGTTTCGGAACATTCAAAGCCATGGAGCGTCAGGCAAGAAAGGGCCGCAATCCCCAGACGGGGGAGGAAATTGAAATTTCTGCCCGTAAAATTCCAAAATTTATACCAGGGAAAGCCCTTAAAGATGCCATGAAGTAA
- a CDS encoding TIGR04211 family SH3 domain-containing protein, whose translation MRYSFFLLFFFLFVPGLPSSLHAEQAYVTDSLEISVRRGPTTAHRILRFIESGHPVKILEENDGWSHIQTLDSASTKGWVLSRYLTRKLPLRIQVLQLEDENRNLTERFTSTFDALEKVEQERMHLKEALAQSTDLLDETQKKLEEIIRDSAGYLNLKEKAEHLEKERDTLLHENIALRTQTRNQALLIGGSLVFGGLFLGFFWGRRQKRYSSRLL comes from the coding sequence ATGCGTTACTCTTTTTTTCTTTTATTTTTTTTCCTTTTCGTCCCAGGTCTTCCCTCTTCCCTTCACGCAGAGCAGGCCTATGTGACAGACTCCCTTGAAATAAGCGTCCGTAGAGGCCCCACCACCGCTCACAGAATCCTGCGCTTCATTGAATCCGGACACCCTGTAAAAATACTGGAAGAAAATGATGGATGGTCCCATATTCAGACCCTTGACTCAGCCTCCACAAAGGGATGGGTATTAAGCAGATACCTGACCCGGAAACTTCCGCTCAGAATACAGGTTCTTCAACTTGAAGATGAAAACCGTAACCTGACAGAACGGTTTACCAGCACCTTCGATGCACTGGAAAAAGTGGAACAGGAGCGCATGCATCTTAAAGAAGCCCTTGCCCAAAGCACTGATCTTCTAGATGAAACCCAAAAAAAACTTGAAGAGATTATCAGAGACTCCGCAGGCTACCTTAACCTCAAAGAAAAAGCAGAACACCTCGAAAAAGAAAGAGATACTCTGCTCCATGAAAATATAGCCCTACGTACACAAACCCGTAACCAGGCCCTGCTCATTGGAGGAAGCCTCGTGTTTGGCGGACTTTTCCTCGGTTTTTTCTGGGGCCGCAGGCAGAAAAGATACTCAAGCCGCCTTCTCTGA
- a CDS encoding chemotaxis protein CheD encodes MTDNQEILPSYLLRPGFLFIPDEGTVISAVLGSCVAVALFDRKNKKGGMNHFLYPHAPDAKNATTFYGNVATSTLIRIFLKEQPSRKHLEAMIFGGAVHASMPQAQKVAEKNINIAQSLLEKAGITVSVADTGGNRGRKVIFDTLSGESLVYRVERLRSGDWYPYEGMR; translated from the coding sequence ATGACTGATAATCAGGAAATCCTGCCCAGCTATCTTTTACGCCCCGGCTTTCTGTTTATTCCGGACGAAGGCACAGTGATATCCGCCGTCCTTGGGTCCTGTGTTGCCGTGGCTCTCTTTGACCGCAAAAACAAAAAAGGGGGCATGAACCATTTCCTCTACCCCCATGCTCCGGACGCAAAAAATGCCACCACCTTCTATGGTAACGTGGCAACTTCAACACTCATCCGCATATTTCTCAAAGAACAACCATCAAGAAAACACCTTGAAGCCATGATTTTTGGTGGCGCAGTCCACGCTTCCATGCCACAAGCCCAGAAGGTTGCAGAAAAAAATATTAACATTGCCCAGAGTCTCCTGGAAAAAGCCGGAATTACCGTCAGTGTAGCAGATACAGGCGGCAACAGAGGAAGAAAGGTCATCTTTGATACCTTATCAGGAGAATCCCTTGTTTACAGGGTAGAGCGTCTCCGTTCCGGCGACTGGTACCCCTATGAAGGTATGCGCTGA
- a CDS encoding 2-amino-3,7-dideoxy-D-threo-hept-6-ulosonate synthase, with the protein MIGKQIRMERIINRETKKTIIVPLDHGVSVGPIDGIRNLTATIQKVAEGGANAIVEHKGLVEDGLRGSGPDIGLIIHLSASTSLSPKPNAKTIVCSVEEAIRLGADAVSIHVNLGNGDEKQMLNDFGRISYDARNWGMPLLAMMYPRGEKIRDEYDKEAIKHAARVGAEMGADIVKVSYTGSAESFREVVEGCFRPVVIAGGPKMDSDRDILEMVKGATDAGGAGVSMGRNVFQHKNPRGLVRAFSAIINKGASVEEAMMILQEEVV; encoded by the coding sequence ATGATCGGCAAACAGATTCGTATGGAACGTATCATTAACCGGGAAACGAAAAAAACAATTATTGTTCCCCTGGATCACGGTGTATCCGTGGGACCCATTGACGGTATCCGTAATCTGACCGCCACTATCCAGAAGGTGGCTGAAGGTGGTGCCAATGCCATTGTGGAACACAAAGGGCTGGTGGAGGATGGCCTTCGGGGCAGTGGTCCGGATATCGGTCTCATCATTCATCTTTCAGCATCCACCAGTCTTTCTCCCAAGCCCAATGCAAAAACCATTGTCTGCTCCGTGGAGGAAGCCATTCGTCTGGGAGCTGATGCGGTGAGCATCCATGTGAATCTCGGCAATGGTGATGAAAAGCAGATGCTCAATGACTTTGGACGTATCAGCTATGATGCGCGGAACTGGGGAATGCCGCTCCTTGCCATGATGTACCCCAGAGGGGAAAAAATTCGGGATGAGTACGACAAGGAAGCTATCAAGCATGCAGCCAGGGTGGGAGCAGAAATGGGTGCGGATATTGTGAAGGTTTCTTACACTGGTTCCGCAGAGTCCTTCCGTGAGGTGGTGGAGGGCTGTTTCAGGCCCGTTGTCATTGCCGGAGGCCCTAAAATGGACTCGGACCGTGATATCCTTGAGATGGTGAAGGGGGCAACGGATGCTGGAGGTGCCGGTGTTTCCATGGGGCGCAATGTCTTCCAGCACAAGAATCCCCGCGGTCTGGTCAGAGCTTTTTCTGCTATCATTAATAAAGGTGCCTCCGTTGAAGAGGCCATGATGATTCTGCAGGAAGAGGTTGTCTGA
- a CDS encoding ParA family protein, whose translation MSLKSGGLMIRVVFNQKGGVGKSTIACNLAAVAASRGKQVLVVDLDSQCNASQYLSGSSGVPNTGIADFFKDHLYVSFFPSKNFESVIHATPFDGLFLAAASPDLEEMGPKLESRYKMFKLKEALRRLEGFDEIYVDTPPALNFFSRSALIAADACLVPFDCDTFSQYALQTLARGIEEIRADHNESLHIEGVVINHFQARASFPAKAVAMVKEEGYPVFPAYISSSIKIRESHFAGQPMVYFDPKHKLSQEFEALYCCLS comes from the coding sequence GTGTCCCTGAAATCAGGAGGCCTGATGATCCGTGTGGTTTTTAACCAGAAGGGGGGAGTGGGGAAGTCCACCATTGCCTGTAATCTGGCCGCTGTGGCCGCAAGCAGGGGAAAACAGGTTCTTGTGGTGGACCTGGACAGTCAGTGTAATGCTTCCCAGTATCTTTCGGGAAGCAGTGGTGTTCCGAATACAGGAATTGCCGACTTTTTTAAAGATCATCTTTATGTGAGTTTTTTTCCTTCGAAAAATTTTGAATCCGTAATCCATGCCACTCCCTTTGATGGCCTTTTCCTTGCCGCTGCCAGTCCGGATCTGGAGGAGATGGGACCTAAGCTGGAAAGTCGGTATAAAATGTTCAAATTAAAGGAAGCATTACGGCGTCTGGAAGGATTTGATGAGATTTATGTGGATACACCGCCTGCTTTGAATTTTTTCAGCCGATCTGCTCTGATTGCTGCGGATGCCTGCCTTGTTCCCTTTGATTGTGACACTTTCAGCCAGTATGCCTTGCAGACCCTTGCCCGGGGTATTGAGGAAATACGGGCAGATCATAACGAGAGTCTTCATATTGAGGGCGTGGTTATCAATCATTTTCAGGCGAGGGCAAGTTTTCCGGCAAAGGCCGTGGCTATGGTAAAGGAAGAGGGGTATCCTGTTTTTCCCGCATATATTTCTTCATCCATAAAAATTCGTGAGTCTCATTTTGCAGGGCAGCCTATGGTATATTTCGATCCAAAGCATAAGCTGAGCCAGGAGTTTGAAGCTTTATACTGTTGTCTTTCTTAA
- the tsaA gene encoding tRNA (N6-threonylcarbamoyladenosine(37)-N6)-methyltransferase TrmO, giving the protein MEMTQGNFSFDAIGEVHSCFLEKFGIPRQAGLAPSAFAEIHLRPEYASEEAVRGLEKFSHIWVLFIFHAHLGAGWKPTVRPPRLGGNRRMGVYATRSPFRPNPIGLSVVRLDRVSVNDGSVVLFVSGGDFVDRTPVLDIKPYLPYGDAVEGASGGFAVDCPESCLDVYFSPAVHAQCRADVLAGRRDLRPLISEILSMDPRPAYSRRSGPFGTKIAGYEVRWFFREQGVEVTELFPL; this is encoded by the coding sequence ATGGAAATGACGCAGGGAAATTTTTCTTTTGATGCCATTGGTGAGGTTCATTCCTGTTTTCTTGAAAAATTCGGGATTCCAAGGCAGGCTGGCCTTGCGCCTTCTGCCTTTGCTGAAATCCATTTGCGGCCTGAATATGCTTCGGAGGAGGCTGTTCGGGGACTGGAAAAATTTTCCCATATCTGGGTTCTTTTTATTTTTCATGCCCATCTGGGAGCAGGCTGGAAGCCCACCGTGAGACCGCCACGGCTGGGAGGAAACAGACGTATGGGAGTTTATGCCACCCGGAGCCCTTTCCGCCCTAATCCCATAGGTCTTTCTGTGGTCAGGCTTGACAGGGTTTCGGTAAATGATGGTAGTGTGGTGCTTTTTGTCTCTGGCGGAGATTTTGTGGACAGGACACCTGTTTTAGATATCAAGCCCTATCTTCCCTATGGAGATGCTGTTGAGGGGGCATCAGGAGGCTTTGCTGTGGATTGTCCGGAATCCTGCCTGGATGTATATTTCAGTCCGGCCGTTCATGCACAGTGCCGGGCCGATGTCCTTGCCGGCAGACGGGATTTAAGGCCTCTGATTTCTGAAATTCTCTCCATGGACCCTCGGCCAGCTTATTCCAGAAGATCCGGCCCTTTTGGAACAAAGATAGCCGGGTATGAGGTGCGGTGGTTTTTCAGGGAGCAAGGTGTAGAGGTGACAGAGCTTTTTCCTCTTTAA
- a CDS encoding ParM/StbA family protein, whose translation MEIIGIDVGFGFTKVTNGRKSLCFKSVLGETTDIQFSTGLGNKEIVDNLHVSVDGKGYFIGDFAIAQSSVRQFTLDQERLLEDFLPVLSLTAAGLFAEEGITLNVVTGLPVVFLKQDYEKMIKAMSGKHQLVYHWPDGSRESRDVTINGVQIMPQPLGTVFGLLMDENGRLVNRGMADKKIGVVDIGFRTTDFLVFDRMSYIERSSSTVDMGMSRSFMAISEKLKRESGVQVELYRLYEAVEKGTIQIRGKEYHIANLRDRVFARAAEELAGEIGRLWSDEWDMHGVILTGGGSQALSSFLAPKLEIPVLPTLEKVTDPRFYNVDGYLRFGKSKWRKTPVPLPSATAVPASAAAESSATPSSAAGRS comes from the coding sequence ATGGAGATCATCGGTATTGATGTTGGATTTGGATTCACAAAAGTTACCAACGGCCGCAAGTCTTTATGTTTTAAATCGGTTTTGGGAGAAACTACTGACATTCAGTTCTCCACCGGTCTTGGCAACAAGGAGATTGTGGATAATCTCCACGTAAGTGTGGATGGTAAGGGGTATTTTATTGGTGATTTTGCCATTGCCCAGTCTTCCGTCAGGCAATTTACGCTGGATCAGGAACGCCTTCTGGAAGATTTTTTGCCGGTTCTTTCACTTACGGCAGCTGGTCTTTTTGCCGAAGAGGGTATCACGCTCAATGTCGTGACAGGTCTTCCCGTTGTTTTTTTAAAGCAGGACTATGAAAAAATGATAAAAGCCATGTCCGGTAAGCATCAGCTTGTGTATCACTGGCCGGACGGGAGTCGTGAAAGCCGTGATGTGACTATTAATGGGGTACAGATTATGCCACAGCCCCTGGGTACGGTTTTTGGTCTTCTCATGGATGAAAATGGTCGCCTTGTCAACCGGGGAATGGCGGATAAAAAAATAGGTGTGGTGGATATAGGGTTCAGAACTACGGATTTTCTTGTTTTTGATCGTATGAGCTATATCGAACGCAGCAGCTCAACGGTGGATATGGGCATGTCCCGAAGCTTTATGGCCATATCAGAAAAGCTCAAAAGGGAATCCGGTGTGCAGGTGGAACTGTATCGTTTGTATGAGGCCGTGGAAAAGGGGACCATACAGATTCGGGGTAAAGAATATCATATTGCTAATCTCAGGGATCGGGTTTTTGCAAGGGCGGCTGAAGAGCTTGCGGGTGAAATTGGACGCCTTTGGTCCGATGAATGGGATATGCACGGGGTTATTCTGACGGGAGGCGGGAGTCAGGCACTTTCTTCTTTTCTTGCTCCTAAACTTGAAATTCCCGTGTTGCCGACGCTTGAAAAGGTTACAGATCCAAGATTCTATAATGTGGACGGATATCTTCGTTTCGGGAAGAGCAAATGGCGGAAAACTCCTGTTCCTTTGCCTTCTGCTACTGCTGTCCCTGCTTCAGCAGCTGCAGAATCTTCTGCAACTCCCTCCAGTGCTGCTGGAAGATCATAG
- the ptsP gene encoding phosphoenolpyruvate--protein phosphotransferase: MPTGEKKEAVFQGISGAPGICIGKAYMVGREGVDVIPQYSISQDQQAREITRFKTAVRTAKNELLEIIGATPEALKEHIQILETHLVLFKDKMLYGRTLETIERENVNAEWALKNVVAEVRAMFQDIEDPYLQGRSTDIVHVSDRIMRNLMGAKEESISSINKRVILVASDISPAQTSQIQLEWVMGFVTDHGGTASHTSIIARTLGIPCVLGLGNATSNLHNDDIIIVDGIAGRVIVHPEDDTLLLYEGKKRRFEEHRASISRSSHLPAVSTDGVEIQVLGNIELAEEVVSVRDHGGDGIGLLRTEFLYLSRNNFPGETELFEQYREVLELMAPAPVTFRTLDINGDKAISYTLTPEEANPALGLRAIRFCLRKKEVFKTQLRAILRAAAYGKAQIMFPMISCIEEVMEAKALLKECANELAEEEKRNNPDIPVGIMIEVPSAVVMADVLAHEVDFFSIGTNDLVQYLLAIDRGNPQVAHLYNSLNPAVLRMLKRVVDEAEKAGISVSMCGEMAGDPFHLPVLMGLGIRELSMNPQSIPAIKNMIRNMDSHDCQIFTESLLKKSQTQDIMDAISLKYGKFMQTDFT; this comes from the coding sequence ATGCCTACGGGAGAAAAAAAAGAAGCCGTTTTTCAGGGAATCAGCGGTGCCCCCGGTATATGTATTGGAAAAGCTTACATGGTCGGCAGAGAGGGTGTGGATGTTATCCCCCAGTACAGCATCAGCCAGGATCAGCAGGCCCGGGAAATCACCCGATTTAAAACCGCCGTACGTACCGCTAAAAACGAACTGCTTGAGATTATCGGGGCCACCCCCGAAGCTCTGAAGGAACATATACAGATTCTCGAAACCCATCTGGTCCTTTTCAAAGATAAAATGCTTTACGGCCGTACCCTGGAAACCATTGAACGGGAAAATGTAAATGCCGAATGGGCCCTTAAAAATGTTGTAGCTGAAGTCAGGGCCATGTTTCAGGATATTGAAGACCCCTATCTGCAGGGAAGGTCTACGGATATTGTCCATGTATCGGACCGCATCATGCGCAATCTCATGGGTGCCAAGGAAGAAAGCATCAGCAGTATAAACAAGCGTGTTATCCTTGTAGCCAGTGATATTTCTCCGGCCCAGACAAGCCAGATTCAGCTGGAGTGGGTTATGGGTTTTGTAACGGACCACGGTGGCACGGCATCCCATACCAGCATCATTGCCCGCACCTTGGGCATTCCCTGTGTTTTAGGACTGGGCAATGCCACTTCCAACCTGCATAATGACGATATTATTATTGTGGACGGCATTGCAGGCCGTGTTATTGTCCACCCTGAAGACGATACACTTTTATTGTACGAAGGAAAAAAACGCCGTTTCGAAGAGCACAGAGCTTCCATATCCCGGAGCAGCCATCTGCCTGCCGTCAGTACCGACGGAGTGGAGATTCAGGTACTGGGCAATATTGAACTGGCTGAAGAAGTTGTTTCCGTGAGGGATCACGGAGGTGATGGTATCGGGCTCTTAAGAACTGAATTTCTTTATCTGAGCCGGAATAACTTCCCCGGTGAAACAGAGCTTTTTGAACAATACAGGGAAGTGCTGGAGCTGATGGCACCCGCACCTGTCACATTCCGTACTCTGGATATCAACGGAGACAAAGCCATCTCCTACACCCTTACACCGGAAGAAGCCAATCCAGCTCTGGGCCTGCGGGCCATCCGTTTCTGCCTGAGAAAAAAAGAAGTGTTCAAAACCCAGCTCCGTGCCATCCTAAGAGCTGCAGCTTATGGCAAGGCACAGATTATGTTTCCCATGATTTCCTGTATTGAAGAAGTCATGGAAGCAAAAGCCCTTCTAAAAGAATGTGCAAATGAACTGGCCGAAGAAGAAAAACGAAATAACCCAGATATCCCTGTGGGCATAATGATAGAGGTACCCTCAGCAGTTGTGATGGCTGATGTACTCGCCCATGAAGTAGATTTTTTCAGCATCGGCACCAACGATCTGGTACAATACCTTCTGGCCATTGACAGAGGGAATCCCCAGGTGGCTCACCTGTACAATTCCCTTAATCCTGCTGTTCTGCGTATGCTCAAACGAGTTGTGGATGAAGCGGAGAAGGCAGGGATTTCTGTTTCCATGTGCGGAGAAATGGCAGGGGACCCTTTTCATCTTCCTGTCCTGATGGGGCTGGGTATCCGGGAGCTTAGCATGAACCCCCAGTCCATTCCGGCCATCAAGAATATGATACGAAATATGGATAGCCATGATTGTCAGATTTTTACAGAATCTCTTCTTAAAAAAAGCCAGACACAGGACATCATGGACGCCATTTCACTTAAATACGGAAAATTCATGCAAACGGATTTTACCTAA
- a CDS encoding HPr family phosphocarrier protein produces MHPKELTITNTSGIHARPAAAIARIAQTAKSGVWICHEEERVDATSIIDILTLACGQGARITLYAEDPEDLPIIDSIAMLIENGFGE; encoded by the coding sequence GTGCATCCAAAAGAACTTACCATTACCAATACATCAGGTATCCACGCCAGACCCGCTGCGGCCATTGCCCGTATTGCCCAGACTGCAAAATCAGGGGTGTGGATCTGCCATGAAGAAGAACGGGTGGATGCCACCAGCATCATTGATATCCTGACCCTTGCCTGCGGACAAGGCGCCCGGATTACCCTTTACGCAGAAGATCCTGAAGATCTTCCCATTATCGACAGCATTGCCATGCTGATCGAAAATGGATTTGGAGAATAA
- the smpB gene encoding SsrA-binding protein SmpB has translation MSGTKIITDNRKARHNYTFEDVMETGIVLTGTEVKSLRNGQVNLKDAYAQIKNGEVFLMQMHISPYTHAYYNNHDPLRTRKLLLHKYEIVKLIGKTKEKGYSLIPAKLYFKQGKVKVALALARGKKTYDKRHAIKEREAKVTMGRLNRQKHGSDD, from the coding sequence GTGAGTGGTACCAAGATCATCACGGACAACCGGAAAGCACGCCATAATTACACCTTTGAAGACGTGATGGAAACAGGCATCGTTCTTACGGGAACAGAGGTCAAATCATTGAGAAACGGCCAGGTCAACCTGAAGGATGCATACGCCCAGATAAAAAACGGTGAAGTTTTTCTCATGCAGATGCACATCAGCCCTTATACCCATGCCTATTATAACAACCACGACCCCCTTCGTACCCGTAAACTGCTTCTGCATAAATACGAGATCGTCAAACTGATTGGCAAAACAAAAGAAAAGGGCTATTCTCTGATTCCTGCCAAGCTCTATTTCAAGCAGGGAAAAGTGAAAGTAGCTCTGGCTCTTGCACGGGGTAAAAAAACCTATGACAAGCGCCATGCCATCAAAGAAAGGGAGGCCAAAGTTACCATGGGCCGACTGAACCGGCAAAAACACGGAAGTGATGACTGA
- a CDS encoding 3-dehydroquinate synthase II, producing MREIWVKIAPWNKELVLTALEGGAHGLWVEDGRGQEVAELARIPVLASDGDYIPGETAEIFKISDGSQEEAVAALSLSRLVVLECTDWTIIPLENLIAKKADVMPVVRSFEEARTAFGILEVGVRRVMLDIQDPLALQAALSGLQEVHGSEVLEEAVVTEVRSLGMGDRVCVDTCTSMLPGQGMLVGDSSSALFLVHAETESNPYVAPRPFRVNAGAVHAYTRVDGGRTRYLAELKAGDSVMLVDSNGNTSPAVVGRVKIEKRPLLLIRAEVAGRGIHTIVQNAETIRLTAPGGRPLSVVSINPGDRVLVCLEEGGRHFGHAVEETITEQ from the coding sequence ATGCGGGAAATATGGGTGAAAATTGCCCCTTGGAATAAGGAGCTGGTGCTCACTGCCCTTGAGGGCGGAGCCCACGGGCTCTGGGTGGAAGATGGCAGGGGGCAGGAAGTGGCTGAGCTGGCAAGGATTCCTGTGCTTGCATCGGATGGAGATTATATTCCCGGAGAAACGGCTGAAATTTTTAAAATTTCTGACGGAAGTCAGGAAGAGGCTGTGGCTGCTTTGTCTCTCAGTCGTCTTGTGGTGCTGGAGTGTACGGACTGGACCATTATTCCCCTTGAAAATCTTATTGCCAAAAAAGCGGATGTTATGCCCGTGGTGCGGAGTTTTGAGGAGGCACGCACGGCCTTTGGTATCCTTGAGGTGGGCGTCCGGCGGGTGATGCTGGATATTCAGGATCCTTTGGCCCTTCAGGCGGCCCTTTCCGGCTTGCAGGAGGTTCATGGCAGTGAAGTTCTGGAGGAGGCTGTGGTGACGGAGGTCAGGTCCCTTGGCATGGGAGACCGGGTCTGTGTGGATACCTGTACATCCATGCTGCCCGGCCAGGGTATGCTGGTGGGCGACAGTTCTTCGGCTCTTTTCCTTGTGCATGCAGAGACAGAATCCAATCCCTATGTGGCGCCCCGGCCTTTCCGGGTGAATGCCGGAGCCGTGCATGCCTATACCCGTGTGGACGGGGGGCGTACCCGCTACCTTGCCGAGCTTAAGGCCGGTGATTCAGTGATGCTTGTGGACAGTAACGGAAACACCAGTCCCGCTGTGGTGGGTAGGGTGAAGATAGAAAAAAGACCCCTCCTTCTGATCCGTGCTGAGGTTGCTGGAAGAGGTATCCATACCATTGTACAGAATGCGGAAACTATCCGCCTGACGGCACCGGGAGGCAGGCCGTTGTCCGTTGTGTCCATCAATCCCGGAGACCGTGTGCTGGTCTGTCTGGAAGAGGGTGGCAGGCATTTTGGTCATGCGGTGGAAGAAACCATTACGGAACAGTAG